From a region of the Kwoniella mangroviensis CBS 8507 chromosome 1 map unlocalized Ctg01, whole genome shotgun sequence genome:
- a CDS encoding tryptophan synthase, beta subunit: MSEHLKRVFAEKKEQDQPAFVTFLTAGFPTRDATVSLMMALEAGGADIIELGVPFSDPIADGPTIQRANTIAIENNVHYSDCLEYVRQARKSGLKVPVIFMGYYNPLIAYGEELAVKDAREAGANGYIIVDLPPEEAIKFRNICQENSMSYVPLIAPSTSIDRVKFLTSIADSFIYVVSKMGVTGSSAGVAISASLPELVARIRAFTPVPLAVGFGVDNRTHFEFVTSAGSDAVVVGSKIIKLVLDNPDIEKASKEVEYFCREITLHGQNPPPLGRANGVAQNGTAKVEPVLPIPEGEVAKPELQVDQPGKLPSRFGLFGGAYVPESLVDCLSELEAAHAEAIKDPEFWKEFEDMFGYINRPSQLYYAERLTEEMGGAKIWLKREDLNHTGSHKINNAVGQILLAKRLGKTRIIAETGAGQHGVATATVCAKFGLQCDVYMGAEDVRRQELNVFRIKMLGGNVIPVTAGSQTLKDAVNEAMREWVTRLEDTHYLIGSAIGPHPFPTIVRDFQRVIGREIKSQMQEKAGKLPDAVVACVGGGSNAIGTFYDFIGDESVRLVGVEAGGHGVDTDLHSATLTKGVIGVVHGASSYIIQSKEGQLVPTHSISAGLDYNSVGPEHSHLKYTGRAEYIVADDTQALKAFKMVTQLEGIIPALESSHGLWGGMQLAKTLPKDKDVVICLSGNGAKDVAEVLLTLKDKKWADKLDWHVAQ; the protein is encoded by the exons ATGTCTGAGCATCTGAAAAGAGTATTcgcagagaagaaagaacag GATCAACC TGCATTCGTCACTTTCCTGACTGCAGGATTCCCAACTCGAGATGCCACCGTATCACTCATGATGGCTTTGGAAGCTGGAGGAGCGGATATAATTGAATTAGGTGTACCATTCAGTGATCCTATCGCGGATGGACCGACTATCCAGAGAGCCAATACC ATTGCCATCGAAAACAATGTCCATTACTCTGATTGCTTAGAATACGTTAGACAAGCCAGGAAATCAGGATTGAAGGTTCCCGTCATTTTCATGG GCTACTACAACCCCCTTATTGCTTACGGTGAAGAATTAGCTGTGAAGGATGCTCGAGAAGCAGGCGCAAATGGATATATCATCGTGGATCTCCCACCGGAGGAAGCTATCAAGTTCAGGAATATATGTCAAGAAAACAG CATGTCATACGTTCCCCTCATCGCTCCTTCCACAAGTATCGACCGAGTGAAATTCTTGACTTCTATTGCCGATTCCTTCATTTACGTTGTTTCCAAG ATGGGTGTTACAGGTTCTTCAGCCGGAGTAGCCATCTCAGCCTCCCTTCCCGAACTGGTAGCTAGAATCAGGGCCTTCACACCGGTCCCATTGGCAGTAGGATTTGGAGTAGACAACCGAACACATTTCGAATTCGTTACTTCTGCTGGATCGGACGCCGTGGTGGTCGGTTCAAAAATCATCAAATTGGTATTGGACAATCCCGACATTGAAAAAGCCAGTAAAGAAGTTGAGTATTTCTGTAGGGAAATCACATTACATGGTCAAAATCCTCCTCCATTAGGTAGGGCAAATGGTGTAGCCCAAAATGGAACTGCAAAGGTAGAACCTGTtttacctatacctgaaGGAGAAGTTGCCAAACCTGAATTACAAGTCGATCAACCTGGAAAATTACCTTCTCGATTCGGTTTATTCGGTGGTGCCTATGTGCCGGAATCGTTAGTTGATTGTTTGAGTGAATTGGAAGCTGCTCATGcggaagctatcaaagatcCTGAATTTTGGAAAGAATTCGAAGATATGTTTGGATATATTAATAGACCTTCTCAGTTGTACTATGCTGAGAGGTTGACGGAGGAGATGGGAGGTGCTAAGATTTGGTTGAA ACGAGAAGACTTGAATCACACTGGATCACATAAAATCAACAATGCTGTCGGTCAG ATCCTTCTCGCAAAACGATTGGGTAAAACTCGAATTATTGCTGAGACTGGTGCGGGACAACATGGTGTGGCCACTGCTACTGTCTGTGCCAAATTTGGTTTGCAATGTGATGTCTATATGGGTGCGGAGGATGTGAGAAGACAGGAGTTGAACGTGTTTAGAATCAAGATGTTGGGTGGTAAT GTTATCCCCGTCACAGCTGGATCACAAACATTGAAAGATGCAGTCAATGAGGCCATGCGAGAATGGGTTACTCGACTTGAAGATACTCATTACCTCATTGGTTCAGCTATCGGTCCTCATCCTTTCCCTACCATCGTGAGAGACTTCCAGAGGGTCATTGGAAGAGAAATCAAGTCGCAAATGCAAGAGAAAGCTGGTAAATTGCCTGATGCCGTCGTAGCTTgtgttggtggtggatcCAACGCTATTGGTACTTTCTATGATTTCATTGGGGATGAGAGCGTTAGATTGGTCGGTGTTGAGGCTGGTGgacatg GTGTTGACACCGACTTACACTCTGCTACACTCACCAAGGGAGTTATCGGTGTGGTCCACGGTGCTTCGTCGTATATCATCCAAAGTAAAGAAGGTCAATTGGTACCTACACATAGTATCAGTGCTG GTCTTGATTATAACTCTGTCGGGCCCGAACATTCCCACTTGAAATACACCGGTCGAGCTGAGTATATCGTCGCTGACGATACTCAAGCATTGAAAGCTTTCAAGATGGTTACTCAGCTCGAAGGTATCATTCCCGCTCTGGAATCTAGTCATGGTCTCTGGGGTGGTATGCAGTTGGCCAAGACTTTACCGAAAGACAAGGACGTGGTCAT